One stretch of Roseovarius mucosus DNA includes these proteins:
- the tilS gene encoding tRNA lysidine(34) synthetase TilS: MIPPDASLQSSLAAHFAGHIPTRLGVAVSGGSDSLALLHLLHGWSLVGGPTPAAVTVDHGLRPSSAQEAADVAQICARLAIPHDTVQWQGWDGSGNLPDHARRARYALLTDWARANDLHDIAIGHTQDDVAETFLMRLARGAGVDGLAAMRPRWTQSGVTFHRPLLDLSREALRDHLRTLGQSWIDDPTNDDTTYLRPRARQSLTALAPMGLGAATLADVARTLSGVRTALDHATLTAARALLQVQSGDILIDHPGFNDLPEEIARRLMQAMLQWLAGEEYPPRGSALASFIKAARDGHTMPLHGCLLLPPKNGQLRLTREYAAVKGLRAPVNTLWDNRWQATGPASPGVEIAALGPNGLQACPDWRLSGLPHASALCAPGLWQGDTLIAAPLMGHPNGWALILKPEQDNLLMSILCH; the protein is encoded by the coding sequence GTGATCCCGCCAGACGCGTCGTTACAAAGCAGCCTCGCGGCGCATTTCGCGGGGCATATCCCTACCCGGCTGGGCGTTGCCGTGTCCGGTGGCAGCGATTCGCTGGCGCTTTTGCACCTTCTTCACGGCTGGTCCCTTGTGGGTGGCCCCACGCCCGCCGCTGTCACCGTTGATCACGGGCTGCGCCCCTCCTCTGCGCAAGAAGCCGCGGACGTGGCACAGATCTGCGCCCGTCTGGCGATCCCGCACGACACCGTGCAGTGGCAAGGTTGGGATGGCTCCGGAAATCTTCCGGACCACGCCCGCCGAGCGCGCTATGCGCTCCTCACTGACTGGGCACGCGCAAATGACCTGCATGATATTGCCATTGGCCATACCCAAGACGACGTCGCCGAAACATTTTTGATGCGTCTTGCACGCGGCGCGGGTGTGGATGGGCTTGCGGCGATGCGCCCGCGTTGGACGCAGTCGGGGGTGACCTTTCACCGCCCGCTACTCGACCTCTCCCGCGAGGCCCTTCGCGATCATCTGCGCACACTTGGTCAATCGTGGATCGATGATCCAACCAACGATGACACCACCTACCTGCGCCCCCGCGCACGTCAGAGTCTCACGGCCCTCGCGCCCATGGGGCTTGGTGCCGCGACGCTGGCCGATGTGGCGCGCACCCTGTCCGGGGTTCGCACGGCGCTGGATCATGCCACTCTGACCGCCGCCCGCGCACTTCTTCAGGTGCAGTCTGGGGATATTCTCATCGACCACCCCGGATTTAATGATCTCCCTGAGGAAATCGCGCGCCGTCTCATGCAGGCTATGCTGCAATGGCTTGCGGGGGAGGAGTATCCGCCGCGCGGCAGCGCTCTCGCGAGTTTTATCAAAGCCGCCCGCGATGGTCACACAATGCCCCTGCACGGCTGCCTTCTTCTGCCGCCCAAGAACGGCCAGCTTCGCCTCACGCGGGAATATGCCGCGGTCAAGGGACTGCGCGCGCCCGTAAACACCCTCTGGGATAATCGCTGGCAGGCGACCGGCCCCGCATCGCCCGGTGTCGAGATAGCCGCGCTTGGACCCAACGGACTGCAGGCTTGCCCGGATTGGCGCCTGAGTGGCCTGCCGCATGCCTCTGCGCTCTGCGCCCCCGGCCTCTGGCAAGGGGATACTC
- the ybgF gene encoding tol-pal system protein YbgF: MRRFAFILAAGLFVAPQTAPAQTDQTLADIRQELSVLFVTLQHLKRELSTTGAAGQLSGGGSLVDRVNAIESEVQRLTSKTEELEFRIDRVVSDGTNRVGDLEFRLCELEPSCDIATLEPGSTLGGVDPVTAGGGAVPLPTTPEVSTGDNPQLAIGERDDFDRAEAALQAGNHSEAAAGFAAFLSTYPGSPLSGRAGLLRGEALEAAGQQSEAARAYLDSFSAAPDGSEAPEALFRLGRALGRLGQTQEACVTLGQVEARYPTAAAVSSAQSEMGRLGCS, translated from the coding sequence ATGCGTCGTTTCGCGTTCATTCTGGCAGCAGGTCTTTTTGTTGCGCCGCAAACTGCTCCGGCGCAGACGGATCAGACGCTGGCCGACATCCGTCAGGAACTGTCAGTGCTTTTCGTCACCTTGCAGCATCTCAAGCGTGAACTCAGCACCACCGGTGCTGCGGGCCAACTGAGTGGCGGCGGGTCTCTGGTGGACCGCGTGAATGCGATTGAAAGCGAGGTGCAGCGCCTCACCTCCAAGACTGAAGAGCTGGAATTTCGCATTGATCGCGTGGTGTCCGATGGCACCAATCGCGTCGGCGATCTAGAATTCCGGCTCTGCGAACTGGAACCCAGCTGTGACATTGCCACGCTGGAACCCGGCAGCACGTTAGGCGGGGTCGATCCTGTGACGGCGGGTGGCGGGGCGGTTCCACTTCCGACCACCCCAGAGGTCAGCACCGGCGACAATCCGCAGCTTGCCATCGGTGAGCGAGACGATTTCGACCGCGCCGAAGCCGCCTTGCAGGCAGGCAATCACAGCGAGGCGGCGGCAGGTTTTGCCGCCTTCCTGTCGACCTATCCGGGCAGCCCGTTGTCTGGCCGGGCAGGTCTTTTGCGCGGTGAGGCGCTCGAGGCGGCTGGCCAACAGAGCGAGGCCGCGCGCGCCTATCTTGACAGTTTCAGCGCAGCCCCTGACGGGTCAGAGGCCCCAGAGGCGCTCTTTCGTCTAGGGCGTGCGCTGGGTCGTCTGGGCCAAACCCAAGAGGCCTGCGTGACTTTGGGCCAGGTCGAGGCCCGCTATCCCACTGCGGCGGCGGTCTCTTCGGCGCAATCCGAGATGGGCCGTCTGGGCTGTTCGTGA
- the pal gene encoding peptidoglycan-associated lipoprotein Pal produces MTYLSKTLILCAGLALAACTNPNRFDDGSAVDLNNGANSGAGFAGSAQDPTSPAYFQQTVGDRVLFAVDQSTLGSDAQATLDGQANWLTTNRDFTAVIEGHADEQGTREYNLALGARRANAVQEYLIGRGVSPNRLRVVSYGKERPIEICSNEACYAKNRRAVTVLAAGLGS; encoded by the coding sequence ATGACCTATCTGAGCAAGACACTGATCCTCTGTGCAGGGCTGGCACTGGCCGCTTGTACCAATCCCAACCGCTTTGACGACGGCAGCGCTGTGGATCTCAACAATGGCGCGAACTCTGGGGCTGGCTTTGCCGGCTCCGCGCAAGATCCCACCTCGCCGGCCTATTTCCAGCAGACGGTGGGGGATCGCGTGCTTTTTGCCGTCGATCAATCCACGCTCGGCTCAGACGCACAAGCCACGCTTGACGGCCAGGCCAACTGGCTGACCACCAACCGTGATTTCACTGCCGTGATCGAAGGCCACGCCGACGAACAAGGCACCCGCGAATACAACCTTGCCCTTGGTGCGCGTCGCGCCAACGCGGTGCAGGAATATCTGATTGGTCGCGGTGTTTCCCCGAACCGCTTGCGCGTGGTCAGCTACGGCAAGGAGCGCCCGATCGAGATTTGCAGCAACGAGGCGTGCTATGCCAAGAACCGGCGCGCCGTGACTGTGCTGGCCGCCGGTCTAGGCAGCTAA
- the tolB gene encoding Tol-Pal system beta propeller repeat protein TolB: protein MMTLLAALTLWAMPVLAQGNGPLRIEITEGVIEPLPFAVPDFVSDSAAGQELGRNIASVIAADLNGTGLFRQIPSSAHISRITSFESPVQYADWRAINAQALITGAVSTDGAGRIIAKFRIYDVFSGQELGAGQQLVGTQDGWRRIAHKVADQVYSRITGEGGYFDSRVVFVAESGPKDQRAKRLGIMDYDGANVQYLTDSTSIVLAPRFSPTGDRVLYTSYETGFPRIYVLDVANVGRRELPTQDATMSFAPRFAPNGRTVVYSLTQGGNTDLYTMDIGSGASTRLTTAPSIETAPSYSPDGSQIVFESDRSGTPQLYIMSAGGGEARRISFGEGRYGTPVWSPRGDLVAFTKQSKGRFHIGVMRTDGSEERLLTASFLDEGPTWAPNGRVIMFTRETQGEQGQASLYSVDITGRNLKQVPTNTGASDPSWSPLQN, encoded by the coding sequence ATGATGACCCTCCTTGCGGCCCTTACACTCTGGGCCATGCCCGTTCTGGCGCAGGGCAATGGCCCGCTTCGGATCGAGATCACTGAAGGTGTGATCGAACCGTTGCCCTTTGCCGTGCCCGATTTCGTCTCGGATAGTGCGGCGGGTCAGGAACTTGGCCGCAACATCGCCAGCGTGATCGCCGCCGATCTCAATGGCACAGGGCTCTTTCGCCAGATCCCAAGTTCCGCCCACATCAGCCGGATCACCAGCTTTGAAAGCCCGGTGCAATATGCCGACTGGCGCGCTATCAATGCACAGGCCCTGATTACAGGCGCGGTCAGCACGGATGGTGCCGGGCGCATCATCGCCAAATTCCGCATCTATGACGTGTTTTCCGGTCAGGAACTGGGCGCAGGTCAACAGCTTGTCGGAACACAGGACGGCTGGCGGCGTATTGCCCACAAGGTTGCCGATCAGGTCTATAGTCGCATCACTGGCGAAGGCGGTTATTTCGACAGCCGCGTTGTCTTTGTTGCCGAGAGCGGCCCCAAGGATCAGCGCGCTAAGCGGTTGGGTATAATGGACTATGATGGTGCCAATGTGCAGTATCTGACCGACAGCACCAGCATTGTTTTGGCACCCCGCTTTTCCCCCACCGGCGACCGGGTGCTTTACACCAGCTATGAAACTGGCTTTCCGCGCATCTATGTGCTCGACGTGGCCAATGTTGGGCGTCGCGAATTGCCCACACAGGACGCGACCATGAGCTTTGCGCCCCGCTTTGCCCCCAATGGGCGCACCGTGGTCTATTCGCTGACCCAAGGCGGCAATACCGATCTTTATACGATGGACATCGGCAGTGGTGCCAGCACCCGGCTAACCACCGCCCCCTCTATCGAAACCGCACCCAGCTATAGCCCCGATGGCAGCCAGATCGTGTTCGAGAGCGACCGCTCCGGAACACCGCAGCTTTACATCATGTCCGCAGGTGGCGGCGAGGCCCGGCGCATCAGCTTTGGCGAGGGGCGCTACGGCACGCCCGTCTGGTCGCCGCGCGGCGATCTTGTGGCCTTTACCAAACAGTCCAAGGGGCGCTTTCACATCGGCGTCATGCGCACCGATGGCAGCGAAGAGCGTCTCTTGACCGCCTCCTTCCTCGATGAAGGCCCAACATGGGCCCCCAATGGCCGCGTGATCATGTTCACCCGCGAAACCCAAGGCGAACAGGGTCAGGCCAGCCTCTATTCGGTGGACATCACCGGGCGTAATCTAAAACAGGTCCCGACCAATACCGGGGCCAGCGATCCTTCGTGGTCACCGCTTCAGAATTGA
- a CDS encoding energy transducer TonB, whose protein sequence is MNTGQIISGAGHLAFIGWALLGGVFRSDPPPFEVVEATTISSEEFAALLARQSAPEAVANVDTPEPPAPGDSAPPLASIPDTPPESTPPPAQETAPPDPAPDVSEITPPAPAEVTDTAPVLETPQEDVAVVVPQVSPRPKPRPAPRVAPEAVAPPEPDVRIDEVAQPEVAPEEGAEVPQEPAEATAQEEAATEIVTEAEESKDTAPTSSLRPKPRPARPVAQAEAPTPTETPAPATTETPRPAAPATDQSAVNDALAAALGTGQQTDTAPSGPPLTSGEKDALRVAVQQCWNVGSLSTEALGTTVVVSVLMGEDGRPDNGSIRMDSFSGGGDAAARQAFEAARRAIIRCGANGFNLPPEKYDQWRDIEMTFNPESMRIK, encoded by the coding sequence GTGAACACCGGACAGATCATATCGGGCGCGGGCCATCTGGCATTTATCGGCTGGGCCCTGCTTGGGGGCGTGTTCCGCTCTGATCCGCCCCCCTTCGAGGTGGTGGAGGCCACAACTATTTCCTCTGAGGAATTCGCGGCCCTGCTCGCACGCCAGAGCGCCCCCGAGGCTGTCGCCAATGTCGACACACCAGAGCCGCCCGCGCCCGGCGATTCTGCGCCGCCGCTTGCCTCTATCCCCGATACCCCGCCTGAGAGCACGCCGCCCCCGGCACAGGAAACCGCGCCCCCTGATCCCGCGCCCGATGTCTCGGAAATCACCCCGCCTGCGCCCGCCGAGGTGACGGATACTGCGCCGGTGCTTGAAACCCCGCAAGAGGATGTGGCGGTCGTGGTTCCGCAGGTTTCGCCCCGGCCCAAGCCGCGCCCCGCGCCCCGCGTTGCCCCCGAGGCCGTGGCACCGCCGGAACCGGATGTGCGCATTGATGAGGTGGCCCAGCCCGAGGTCGCGCCCGAGGAAGGTGCCGAAGTGCCGCAAGAGCCCGCCGAGGCTACGGCACAGGAAGAGGCCGCAACCGAGATCGTGACCGAGGCGGAAGAGTCGAAAGACACCGCGCCCACGTCCTCTCTGCGACCCAAACCGCGCCCCGCGCGCCCGGTTGCGCAGGCCGAAGCCCCAACGCCCACCGAAACTCCGGCGCCAGCTACCACCGAAACACCCAGACCCGCTGCGCCCGCGACCGATCAGAGCGCCGTCAACGATGCACTGGCCGCCGCCCTTGGTACCGGTCAGCAGACCGACACGGCCCCCAGCGGCCCGCCGCTCACGTCTGGCGAAAAGGATGCGCTGCGTGTCGCTGTGCAGCAATGCTGGAACGTAGGCTCGCTCAGCACCGAGGCGCTGGGCACTACGGTTGTGGTTTCGGTGCTCATGGGCGAGGATGGCAGGCCGGACAATGGTTCGATCCGCATGGACAGCTTTTCCGGCGGAGGCGATGCGGCAGCGCGTCAGGCTTTCGAGGCCGCGCGCCGGGCGATCATCCGCTGCGGCGCCAATGGTTTCAACTTGCCGCCGGAAAAATACGACCAGTGGCGTGACATCGAAATGACATTCAATCCGGAGAGTATGAGGATCAAATGA
- the tolR gene encoding protein TolR, producing MGAGVVQKSGDSGRRRRGRGRSRPMSEINVTPFVDVMLVLLIIFMVAAPLMVVGVPVELPKTAANSLPSEEEEPLTVTVTAEGIVMIQTSEVPRGELVARLRAIATERESTRVFLRADGSVPYQDVMQVMGALNNGGFANIGLVTDAGGPALDGQGG from the coding sequence ATGGGCGCGGGTGTCGTTCAGAAATCAGGCGATTCAGGGCGTCGGAGGCGCGGGCGTGGCCGCTCGCGCCCGATGTCCGAGATCAACGTCACGCCCTTTGTGGACGTGATGTTGGTGCTTTTGATCATTTTCATGGTGGCCGCCCCCCTTATGGTGGTGGGCGTGCCGGTGGAATTGCCCAAAACCGCCGCCAATTCGCTTCCCAGCGAAGAAGAAGAGCCGCTGACCGTCACTGTCACCGCCGAGGGTATCGTGATGATCCAGACCTCTGAGGTGCCGCGCGGAGAACTGGTCGCCCGTCTGCGCGCCATTGCGACAGAACGCGAGAGTACCCGCGTGTTCCTGCGCGCCGATGGGTCAGTGCCTTATCAAGACGTGATGCAGGTCATGGGCGCACTCAACAACGGCGGCTTTGCGAATATTGGGCTGGTGACAGATGCTGGCGGTCCAGCACTTGACGGGCAGGGCGGCTAG
- the tolQ gene encoding protein TolQ: protein MEAETLALAQEIDFSMWALFARATLTVKLVMFMLIVSSFWAWSIIIQKIIIYRKAQLEAEIFDRRFWSGEPLDGLFDEIGPEPAGQSERIFAAGMTEWRRSHRNDGNLIAGATARIDRSMDVAIAKESEGLQSGLQVLATVGSTAPFIGLFGTVWGIMHAFVEIAEQQNTNLAVVAPGIAEALLATGLGLIAAIPAVIFYNKLSADADRIVAGYEAFADEFATILSRQLDS from the coding sequence ATGGAAGCAGAAACCCTGGCATTGGCACAGGAGATAGATTTCTCCATGTGGGCGCTTTTCGCACGCGCCACTCTCACCGTTAAACTGGTGATGTTCATGTTGATCGTGTCCTCGTTTTGGGCCTGGTCGATCATCATTCAAAAGATCATCATCTATCGCAAGGCACAGCTTGAGGCTGAAATCTTTGATCGCCGCTTTTGGTCCGGTGAGCCGCTCGATGGGCTGTTCGACGAAATCGGGCCAGAACCCGCGGGTCAATCCGAGCGGATTTTTGCCGCCGGCATGACAGAATGGCGGCGCAGCCATCGCAATGACGGCAATCTCATCGCCGGCGCTACGGCGCGGATCGACCGCAGTATGGACGTGGCCATCGCCAAAGAATCCGAGGGCCTTCAGAGTGGGCTTCAGGTGCTGGCGACAGTCGGCTCTACCGCGCCCTTCATTGGGCTTTTTGGCACCGTCTGGGGCATCATGCATGCCTTCGTCGAAATTGCCGAGCAGCAGAATACCAACCTTGCCGTTGTCGCACCCGGCATCGCCGAGGCGCTCTTGGCCACCGGCCTTGGCCTCATCGCGGCCATTCCGGCGGTTATCTTCTACAATAAGCTCAGCGCCGATGCCGACCGGATTGTAGCGGGATACGAGGCCTTTGCCGACGAGTTCGCGACCATTCTCAGCCGACAGTTGGACAGCTAG
- a CDS encoding response regulator transcription factor, with protein sequence MVLEEDRATKLLVTERLAEEGYETVLCPDISAVLDAVERNNVHICVVGARYRGVDGYDIVRQLRHKSGAGLILLGNSEDEIDAVLALEMGADDYMVKPVRPRELCARVRAVVRRIAAAAPDADGTRPMPSPSLRRVGNVEICGVRRSVRIGGQPIELTTFEFDVLMVLVAHTNAILSRDQIIKSVRGDQWSISDRSVDGIISRLRRKLFAGEEGNRRIKTVHGRGYMLLEAQMLDEV encoded by the coding sequence ATGGTTCTTGAAGAGGACCGCGCAACCAAGCTTCTTGTGACAGAGCGCCTTGCCGAAGAGGGTTACGAAACGGTGCTGTGTCCGGATATTTCTGCTGTTTTGGACGCGGTAGAGCGCAACAACGTACACATCTGCGTGGTGGGGGCCCGTTATCGTGGCGTAGATGGCTATGATATCGTGCGCCAGTTACGCCACAAATCCGGTGCCGGGCTAATCTTGTTGGGTAATTCCGAAGACGAGATTGACGCCGTTCTTGCGCTGGAAATGGGGGCAGATGACTATATGGTCAAACCCGTGCGCCCCCGCGAACTTTGCGCCCGTGTGCGCGCTGTGGTGCGACGGATAGCGGCTGCGGCACCCGATGCCGATGGGACCCGTCCAATGCCAAGCCCGTCGTTGCGCCGGGTAGGAAATGTGGAAATCTGCGGCGTGCGTCGCTCTGTTCGAATTGGCGGGCAGCCAATTGAATTGACCACATTCGAATTTGACGTGCTGATGGTGTTGGTGGCCCATACCAATGCGATCTTGTCGCGCGACCAGATTATCAAATCGGTACGCGGAGATCAGTGGTCGATCAGCGACCGTTCCGTGGATGGCATCATCAGCCGCTTGCGTCGCAAGTTGTTCGCGGGCGAGGAAGGAAACCGCCGCATCAAGACCGTTCATGGTCGAGGTTATATGCTCCTCGAAGCGCAAATGCTGGACGAAGTCTGA
- a CDS encoding redoxin domain-containing protein, giving the protein MTIQFFTPRGPGNEVLKLPSSLRKTVKWLPQIGDLFPDFAVETTQGTLRFWDWAEGSWVHLFSHPAAFTPVCTTEIASLASYSRSWTACGIKNLALTASSIAEQQAWHAEIEDMFDVKVDFPCACDHGMRLARIFGMVHEKESSEWPIRKSFLIDPAQRIRMIFEYPVFVGRNTDEVLRVAKALQLRDRTGAATPADWYDGDIAIISDNRPEADVIREFGVGSTQLRPYLRVVGQCP; this is encoded by the coding sequence ATGACCATACAATTCTTTACTCCACGCGGGCCGGGAAACGAGGTTTTGAAACTGCCCAGCTCGTTGCGCAAAACTGTAAAGTGGCTGCCGCAGATCGGAGATCTGTTTCCCGATTTTGCTGTCGAGACCACACAGGGGACTTTGCGCTTTTGGGATTGGGCTGAGGGCAGTTGGGTGCATCTGTTCAGCCATCCCGCCGCATTTACGCCGGTCTGTACCACCGAGATCGCGTCACTGGCCAGCTATTCAAGATCCTGGACTGCGTGTGGGATCAAGAACCTAGCCCTGACTGCCTCTTCGATCGCAGAGCAGCAAGCGTGGCATGCAGAGATCGAGGACATGTTCGACGTGAAAGTCGATTTCCCCTGTGCCTGTGATCACGGCATGCGACTTGCGCGGATATTCGGCATGGTCCACGAAAAGGAATCCTCGGAATGGCCCATTCGCAAGAGTTTTCTGATTGATCCGGCGCAACGGATACGGATGATTTTCGAGTATCCTGTATTTGTTGGCCGGAATACCGACGAGGTTCTGCGTGTGGCCAAGGCGCTGCAACTGCGCGACAGGACCGGCGCGGCCACCCCTGCGGATTGGTATGATGGGGATATAGCGATTATCTCTGACAACCGACCAGAGGCAGATGTGATCCGCGAGTTTGGTGTGGGTTCAACGCAGTTACGCCCGTATTTACGGGTAGTCGGTCAATGCCCGTGA
- a CDS encoding YbgC/FadM family acyl-CoA thioesterase, with the protein MGGIVYHANYLKYIERARSAWVRDKGIDQNAMRDCDGLIFAVRRVEADYLGPARLDDRLTVETRAVAGTGARLVIEQSVLRGTDVIFTAQVTIACLTLAGKPVKLPAPLRTTG; encoded by the coding sequence ATGGGCGGGATCGTTTATCACGCAAATTATCTGAAATACATAGAACGCGCCCGCAGCGCTTGGGTGCGCGACAAGGGCATTGATCAGAACGCCATGCGCGATTGCGACGGCCTCATATTTGCTGTGCGCCGGGTCGAGGCTGATTATCTTGGTCCCGCGCGGCTTGATGATCGGCTTACGGTTGAAACGCGCGCCGTTGCCGGAACTGGCGCGCGGTTGGTGATAGAGCAATCTGTGCTACGCGGCACCGATGTCATCTTTACCGCGCAGGTCACGATCGCTTGCCTGACCCTTGCGGGAAAGCCGGTCAAACTGCCTGCGCCTCTGCGTACGACCGGCTGA